The following is a genomic window from Desulfobacterales bacterium.
GCTGCCCGCGCCAGCGGTATGCGAACTTTTAAAAGGGGTGGAGGTATACGGAGTCGACCTGGATCAGGAACTGGTCACCCCCACCGGCGCGGCATTACTCAAGACCCTGGCCAGCGGGTTCGGGCCGATGCCGCCGATGGTCATCGACCGGGTCGGCTATGGCAGCGGCAGCCGGGTCCGCAAGGACGGACGGCCCAACCTGTTCCGGCTGATCATCGGCCAGGCCCTGACCTGTACCGAGGCCCGGGAGGTGGAGGTGATCGAGACCAACCTTGACGACTGGTCGCCGGAATCCTTTCAGTTTGTCAGTGAACAGCTCTTTGGAGCAGGGGCCCTGGATGTCAGCATCGCGCCGATCCAGATGAAAAAGGGGCGGCCCGGCTTTCTCCTGCAGGTGTTGGCCGACCCGGCCCATGCCCTGGCCTGCAAACAGCTGATCCTGACCGAGACCACGGCCATTGGCCTCAGGTTCCGCATTGAGCAGCGGCTGACCCTGGACCGGACCTTGGGTCATGTGGTGACCCCCTGGGGAAGGGTACAGGTAAAAAAGGTGGAGACCCCCCGCGGCCCGGTCCTGTATCCGGAATATGAGGACTGCTGCCGGCTGGCCAGGGCATATAAGATCCCCTTGAAAGAAATCTATGGCAAGGTGGGCCGGCGGGGCGTGGCGGAGTTTATTCCCATTGCCGATCAAGGAGAAAAAAACAAATGACCACCCTGATCATGGCCATCGCCTCCGGGCTTTACAGCGGCTACCTGCCCATTGCCCCGGGCACCTGGGGCTCGCTGGTGGGGATCGCTCTTTTTGTTTTACTGAGCAGTCTGTCTTTGCCGGTCTACGGCCTGGTGGTGGCAGGGCTGCTGCTGGTGGGCTTTTTTGCTGCCAACGGGGCAGAGAAGATCCTGGATAAAAAAGACCCGGGCGTGGTGGTGATCGACGAGATCGTCGGCATGCTGATCACCATGACCGCGGCGCCGATAACCCCGTGGGTACTGCTGCTCGGCTTTCTTTTATTCCGGCTCTTTGATATTGCCAAGCCCTTCCCCTGCAACTGGGTGGATAAGCGGGTCAACGGCGGGATCGGGATCATGCTCGACGACGTGATCGCCGGAATCTACGGATTTATTGTGTTGCAGGGGA
Proteins encoded in this region:
- the larC gene encoding nickel pincer cofactor biosynthesis protein LarC, encoding METVPPKIAYADCFSGISGDMFLAGLLDSGLPGEVLHGGLARLGLDRVELTISREKQQGLSATRVRITVADEQPPRTWKNIQALLKECELSAPVKKKSLAVFAALAGAEAKVHGCPVDEVHFHELGGVDALVDIVGTVIGLDHLKIEKIIASPLPMPRGWVTCGHGRLPLPAPAVCELLKGVEVYGVDLDQELVTPTGAALLKTLASGFGPMPPMVIDRVGYGSGSRVRKDGRPNLFRLIIGQALTCTEAREVEVIETNLDDWSPESFQFVSEQLFGAGALDVSIAPIQMKKGRPGFLLQVLADPAHALACKQLILTETTAIGLRFRIEQRLTLDRTLGHVVTPWGRVQVKKVETPRGPVLYPEYEDCCRLARAYKIPLKEIYGKVGRRGVAEFIPIADQGEKNK
- a CDS encoding phosphatidylglycerophosphatase A — its product is MTTLIMAIASGLYSGYLPIAPGTWGSLVGIALFVLLSSLSLPVYGLVVAGLLLVGFFAANGAEKILDKKDPGVVVIDEIVGMLITMTAAPITPWVLLLGFLLFRLFDIAKPFPCNWVDKRVNGGIGIMLDDVIAGIYGFIVLQGILYFIQG